Genomic window (Paraburkholderia phenazinium):
GCCGCCGGCGTAGGCCGCTTCGCAGGCCGCGAGAATCGCCGGCTGAAAATGCCCGATCGCGGCAAGCCACGTCGAAGCACGCATGATGAAGATGCCGCTATTCCACCAGTACTCCTTAGATTCGACATAACGCTGGGCAAGCTCGAGGTGCGGCTTTTCGACGAAGCGGTCGAGGCGGTGCGCATCCACCGTGCCGGCGCGGCCGAGCGGGGCGCCGAGACGGATATAGCCGTAACCGGTCTCCGCATGCGTCGGGACGATCCCCATGGTGACGATATGGCCGGCGTACGCGTGCTGCACGCCGGCGGCGACCGCGGCATGGAACGCGTCGGGATCGGTGACCGCATGGTCGGCGGGCATCACCACCATGATGCCGTCGTCGTCCTGCGCGGCAATCGACAGCGCCGCGACCGTCAGCGCCGGCGCCGTATCGCGCCCCGTGGGTTCGAGGATCAGGCGGCTCGCCTTGCCGCTGGTGCGCAATTGCTCGGCGGTGGTGAAGCGGTGTTCTTCGTTCGCGACCACGATCAGTTGATCGGCGAGCGGATGGCCGGCATCGAGCGCGTCGAGGCGGCGAGTGGTGGACTGCAGCAGCGAATCCGCGCCCAGCAGGCCGATCAGCTGCTTGGGATACTGCTCGCGCGACATCGGCCACAAACGCGTGCCGGAGCCGCCCGCCAGGATGACGGGATGAACCTTCAGCTTGACCTTCAGGGATGCGGCGGCGTCTGGCCGGGTGTCGGCGACGGACGCCGTAACCGATGCTGTCATGGTGATGTACTCCTCGGGGCTGGGTGAGTGCGTCGAGTTTTATCACGGCGTAAATAACCAATAAAAGATCGTTAATCGGAGCTGCTGAAAAATTAATCGAAATAAGGCATAAGAAATCTCTGGATAATTTCGGTTTTATTGCAGGACGCCGGAAAAATAAAAAAATAATGTCAAAAAAATGGTGATCGTTTTCGACGCGCCGCGGCGTGCTGAAAAAAGGGGCGGCACGGGCAGATCCCATGAGATGCAAGGTTCGGAGGAAAACGCCGTGCATGGCGCCAGCGCGAAGGCTCGGCTCACCTCAAACACGATCTTTTACGGCAACAATTGCCGAAAAAATAGAAGAAAAACCAGGCATTTTTGACCGATACATTTTGAGATATTTTGCGATCTTGCAGTGCGATTTTTAATACCGCCTTATCTAGTCCTGTACGGGTATTCACTCATTCGGATACGCACTTTTTCGAATGGGCTCGATAAGCCCAGGCACCGATTCTTTGTCATTGGCCATTACGCGAGCGGCGCGAGGCGAATGTCGGGTGCCGATGCCTTTCCCGCGGTGCGCAGGCCCGCTTACTTCACGGATGGAACTTGACTGACGATCTGAGGTGCAGCGCATGCTGAGCGTTCTATCGAGAATCATCGACATCGCCATGGTCGCACTGGGCGCGCTGATCGCAGCGGCCGTGCACAACGGGCAATGGGTCTGGTTGGACGACGTGCAGAGCGTCTCGCTGGCGTTCGACTGCCTGCTGGTGGTGGTGTTCTTTCCGGCGCTGGGTATCTATCAGTCGTGGCGCGGCAAGCCGCTCGTCGACCTGCTGTGCCGCGTCTCGGGCGCCTGGGTGATGGTGGAGACCACCGGCGTGCTGATCAGCTTCAGCCTGCACCGCTCGGACATGCTGTCGCGCCTCTGGCTGCTCTACTGGGCGGCCGCGACCATCGTGCTGCTGATCGTGACCAAGGCGCTGGTGTACTCGGTGCTCAAGGGACTGCGCCGCGAGGGCTTCAATCACAAGGCGGTGGCGATCGTCGGCGGCGCGCCGTACGGCAAGTTTCTGATCGAACAGATGCGCAGCCGCCCCGAAGCCGGTTTTAGCCCGCTGGTGGTGTACGACGAGGACGGCCCGGTCGATCCCTACCAGGATCCCGATGCGGCGCAGGCCGTGGAGGGCGTGCCGGTCGAGCGCGACTTCGCCGCCATGATCCAGCTCGTGCGCGACCGGGCGATTCGCGAACTGTGGCTCGCGCTGCCGATCTCGAAGGAGAAGACCATCCATCGCTTCGTGATGGAGCTGCGCAACGACTTCGTGAATATCCGCTTCATTCCGGACGTGCGCAGCCTGACGCTGTTCAGCCAGCCGATGGTCGATCTGCTCGGCGTGCCGGCCATCAACCTCGCGGCCTCGCCGATCACCGATCTGCGCGTGCTGCCCAAGCGCGTGTTCGACCGCCTGTTTGCTTTCGGCGCGCTCACGGCGCTCGCCCCGCTGATGCTGGTGATCGCGGTGATGGTCAAGCTGTCGTCGCCGGGACCGGTGTTCTTCCGCCAGAAGCGCAAGGGCATCGACGGCAACCAGTTCGAGATCTACAAGTTCCGCTCGATGAAGGTGCACGCGGAGGTCGCCGGCAAGGTGACCCAGGCGACCCGGCGCGATCCGCGCATTACGGCGGTGGGCGCGTTCCTGCGCCGCACCAGCCTCGACGAACTGCCGCAGTTCATCAACGTGCTGCGGGGGGAAATGTCCGTGGTGGGGCCGCGCCCACACGCGCTCGAACACGACGACATCTACAAGGACCTGGTGAAGGGCTACATGCACCGTTACCGCATCAAGCCGGGCATTACCGGCTGGGCACAGATCAACGGCTACCGGGGCGAGACCGACCGCATCGAAAAGATGATGGGGCGCGTGAAGCTCGACCTGTACTACATGCAGAACTGGACCTTCTGGCTCGACATCAAGATCGTTGTACTGACGTTCTGGAAGGGTTTTGTCGGCAGCAACGCTTATTGAGCGGCGCGGCAGGCGACGCAGGAAATCAGCAGGCCTAAGCGGGCGCGAGCAGACACGACGATGCAGGCGCCCTGTTTCAGATCCATTCAAATCTCCGAGGTGTAATTCATGAACGTGACGATCATTGGTAGCGGCTATGTGGGCCTCGTGACAGGCGCCTGTCTTGCCGACATCGGCAACGACGTGTTCTGTCTCGACCTCGATCAGCGCAAGATCGACGTGCTCAACAGCGGCGGCGTGCCGATCCACGAGCCGGGCCTGCAGGAGATCATCGCGCGCAACCGCAAGGCCGGGCGCCTGACGTTTTCGACCGACGTCGCCGCCGCCGTGGCGCACGGCGATATCCAGTTCATCGCGGTGGGCACGCCGTCCGACGAAGACGGCTCGGCCGATCTGCAATACGTGCTGGCCGCCGCGCGCAACATTGGCCGCCATATGACGGGTTTCAAGGTGATCGTCGACAAGTCGACCGTGCCGGTCGGCACCGCTGTGCGGGTGCGCAATGCGATTGCCGAGGAACTGGCCGCACGCGGTGCGCAGCATATGTTCTCGGTGGTGTCGAATCCGGAGTTCCTCAAAGAGGGCGCCGCGGTCGAAGACTTCACGCGGCCCGATCGCATCGTGCTCGGCTGCGACGAGGACGTGCCCGGCGAAAAGGCCCGCGAACTGATGAAGCGCGTCTACGCGCCGTTCAACCGCAACCGCGAACGCACGCTGTATATGGACGTGCGCTCGGCCGAGTTCACCAAGTACGCCGCCAACGCGATGCTCGCGACGCGCATCTCGTTCATGAACGAACTGGCGAACCTGGCCGATCGCGTGGGCGCGGATATCGAAGCGGTACGCCGCGGCATCGGCTCGGACCCGCGCATCGGCTACGACTTCCTGTACGCGGGTTGCGGTTACGGCGGCTCGTGCTTCCCGAAGGACGTGCAGGCGCTGATCAACACGGCGGTCGAGCATCGCGCGGGCCTGCGCATCCTCGAGGCCGTCGAGGCCGTCAACGAAACGCAGAAGAAGATTCTCGCCCACAAGATCGTCGCGCGTCTCGGGGACGATCTGGCCGGTCGCACGTTCGGCGTGTGGGGCCTCGCGTTCAAGCCCAATACCGACGACATGCGCGAAGCGCCGAGCCGTCCGCTGATTGCGGAACTGCTCAAGCGCGGCGCGCGCGTGAAGGCCTACGACCCGGTCGCGGTCGACGAAGCGAAGCGGGTCTTCGCGCTCGATCTGCAACACGTGCCGCAACAACACGCCCGCCTCACGTTCGAGAGCGAGGAAATGGATGTGGCGCGCGGCGCCGACGCGCTGGTGATCCTGACGGAATGGAAAGTCTTCAAGAGTCCTGACTTCGACAGCCTCAAACAGCACCTGAAGACACCGCTGATTTTCGACGGCCGCAACCTGTATGAACCGGAGGCGTTGCAGGAGCTCGGCATCGAGTATCACGCGATCGGCCGTCAGCATGCGCAGCGCGAGACGCCAGGACGCGCCGCGGCACACGCTGCTGCGAGTCATATCACGAGCGCGGCCGGCGCCGCCGCGCGTTGAGTTCAAGCGAAGGAGTCCGCCTATGTTCGCCAACGTACTGATTGTCTGTCACGCCAACGTCTGCCGTTCGCCGGCCGCCGAGATGCTGTTCAAGGCACGGCAGCGCCTCGCGCTAGGGGGCGAGGGCTATGCACGGCGTGCGATCAGGTTTCATTCGGCGGGCATTCGCGCCGTCGACGGCTATGGCATGGACCCGGTCATGCGGCGCCTGCTCGCCGAGCGCGGCGTTGCCTCCGGCATCCACCATGCACGGCGCCTGAACCGCCAGATCGTGCGCGACGCCGATCTGGTGCTGGTGACCGAATACCGCCAGGTGAAGGACGTCGAAGCGCTGGATCCGTGTTCGCGCGGCAAAGTCTATCCGCTTGGCCAGTGGGAGGACTCCGATGTGGCGGACCCGCACGGCGGCGCGGAAACCGAGTATCGCGAGAGCCTTGGACTCATCGAACACCTGGTCATCGGATGGCTGAACAAAATATGCTGAAACGAAATCTTACTGTTGCTCTTTTGCTGACGGCTTTTCTGTCGGCCTGTGCTACCGCGCCCGGTAATTATCTCGACACCTCCAGTCTGAAAGAGGATTCGCAGAGCAAGCCGGCAGAAACCTATCCGGTCCATCTGATCGACTCCGATCTCGTCATGACCCAGGCGCAACAAGCCGCGTCGCAGCAGACGCCGCTGCCGCCCGGCAAGTACAGCGATCCGTCGCAGTACATCTACCACGTGGCGCCGCAGGACATTCTCGGCATCACCGTGTGGGACCACCCCGAACTGACGACGCCGAACGGCAGCACGCTGTCCACCGGCGACAACACCACGCAGACGCTCGCGGGCGCCGTGCAGCAGCCGTACACCACGGCCTTGCCGGGTCAGGCCGACCCGTACGGCCAGACGGTCGCACCCGACGGCACGATCTTCTTCCCGTTCGTCGGACGCATGCAGGCGGCCGGCAAGACAGTGGGCGATATCCGCAACGAACTGGCGACGCGTCTCGTGCCGTACATCCGCAATCCGCAGGTGGATGTGCGGGTGCTGTCGTTCCGCAGCCAGAAGGTGCAGGTGACGGGCGAAGTGAAGTCGCCCGGGCCGCTCGCCATCAGCGACGTGCCGCTCACGCTGCTCGATGCGATTACGCGCTCGGGCGGCAGCACCAACGTTGCGGACATCCAGCGCGTGCGTCTGACCCGCAACAACCAGCTGTATGTGCTCGACGCCAACAGTCTGCTCGACCGCGGCGATACGCGCCAGAACGTAATGCTGCAGGCCGGCGACATCATCAACGTGCCGGACCGGGTCGATAGCCGCGTGTTCGTGATGGGCGAGGTGAAGACCCCGCAGACGGTCTCGATGTTGAGAGGAAAACTGACGATTGCCGATGCGCTGACGCAAGCCACCGGGATTCTCGATACCGACGCGAATCCGCGCCAGATCTACGTGCTGCGCGGCATGAAGGACCACCCGACCACGCCGGAAGTGTATCGCCTCGACATGACGCAGCCGAACGCCATCATGCTGTCGTCCCAGTTCCAGTTGCAGCCGCTGGATGTGGTCTACGTCGGCACGGCACTTTCGACCACCTTCAACCGCATTATCCAGCAGGTGTTACCGGCCATCCAGTCGGTGTTCTACATCAAGGAAATGACCAACTAGGCGCCTGACCCGCCGACGGTCCTGGGCTGTGCGAAACATTGCGCGGCGCAGGACCCGAGGCGACCCAACCGGGATCGAATTGTGAGCACTCAAGTAAATCCTCATATGGCCATGCCGGCCAGGACCGAAGAAGAGGACGTTGTCCTCGGTCAACTGTTGCAGGTGATTCTCGACGACATCTGGTGGCTGATCGCCATCGCGGTAACGATCGTCGCGATGGCCGCGCTCTACTGCTTCGTCGCCAAGCCGGTGTATTCGGCCGATGCGTACGTGCGGGTAGAGGAATCCGACAACACCTCGCAAGCCCTCACGCAGACGCAGACGGGCGCGGTGATTTCCAGCGGCCAGACCTCGCTGCCCACCGACGCCGAGATTGAGATCATCAAGAGTCGCGGCGTCGTCGGGCCGGTGGTTCAGCAGTGCAAGCTGAACTTCTCGGTCGAGCCGAAGACGATTCCGCTGCTCGGCAGTCTCGCCGCGCGTCTCGCCACGCCTGGTGTGCCGGGCCGCCCGTGGTTCGGTCTCACGAGCTATGCGTGGGGCGGCGAGCTCGCCGATGTCGACACGGTCGAAGTCGTGCCGGCGCTCGAAGGCAAGAAGATGGTGCTGACCGCGCTGTCCGATACGCAGTACGAACTGCGTGCGCCCGACGGCACGCTGCTGTTGCGCGGCGTAACGGGCCAGACCGAGCAGGGCGGCGGCGTGACGATTCTCGTCAACAAGCTGGTGGCCCGTCCCGGCACGCAGTTCACCGTGATGCGCGCCAACGACCTCGATGCGATCACCGCGTTCCAGTCGGCGATCAAGGTCGAGGAGCAGGGCAAGCAGACCGGTGTGATCGAAATCTCGCTCGAAGACAAGGACCCGGCGCACGCCGCGCTGGTCGCCAATGCGCTCGCCGAGTCGTATCTGCGCCAGCACGTGGCCGCCAAGCAGACCGATGCGAACAAGATGCTGGAGTTCCTCAAGAGCGAGGAGCCGCGTCTGAAAGGCGACCTCGAACGTGCGGAAGCCGCGCTCACCGCGTATCAGCGCCAGTCCGGCTCGATCAACGCGAGCGATGAAGCGAAGGTTTATCTGGAGGGCAGCGTCCAGTACGAGCAGCAGATCTCCGGCCTGCGCCTGCAGATCGCCTCGCTTGAGGAGCGTTACGGCGACGAGCATCCGCTGATCAAGGCCTCGCGCGAACAGATGGCCGAACTCGAAGCGCAGCGCGACAAGTACAGCGACCGCTTCCGCGATCTGCCGGCCACGGAAGTCAAGGCCGTGCAGTTGCAGCGCGACGCCAAGGTGGCCGAAGACATCTACGTGCTGCTGCTGAACCGCGTGCAGGAACTCTCGGTGCAGCGGGTCGGCACGGGCGGCAATGTGCATATCGTCGACGAGGCACTGCGTCCGGGCACGCCCGTCAAGCCCAAGAAGGTGCTGATCCTCTCGGCCGCGGTGATTCTCGGCCTGATTGCGGGCACCGGCTTCGTGTTCCTGCGTCGCAACATGCTGAAGGGCATCGACGACCCGGAACGCGTCGAGCGCATGTTCCATCTGCCGATCTATGGACTGGTGCCGCTCTCCGCCGAGCAGGCAGTGCTCGAGAATTCGTTCGAGCGCGGCGGCAACCGCTTGCGCTCGGTGCTGGCCGACGCAAAACCGAAGGACGTCTGCATCGAAAGCCTGCGCAGTCTGCGCACCTCGATGCAGTTCACGATGATGGACGCGCGCAACCGCATCGTCATGCTCACGGGCCCGATGCCCGGCGTGGGCAAGAGTTTCCTGACCGTCAACCTCGCGGTGCTGCTGGCGCATTCCGGCAAGCGCGTGCTGATGATCGACGGCGACATGCGGCGCGGTGCGCTTGAACGCTATGTGGGCGGTGCGCAGGACAACGGCCTGTCCGAGCTGCTGAGCGGCCAGATCTCGCTGGAAGAGGCGATTCGCAGTACGACCGTCGACGGCCTGAGCTTCATCGCCTGCGGCCGGCGCCCGCCGAATCCGTCCGAGCTGCTGATGTCGCCGCGTTTGCAGCAGTATCTCGACGGTCTTGCCAAGCGCTACGACGTGATCCTGATCGACACGCCGCCGGTGCTGGCCGTGACCGATGCGTCGATTATCGGCGGCTACGCCGGCTCGACCTTCTTCGTGATCCGTTCGGGCGTGCATAGCGAGGGCGAAATCGCCGATTCGCTGAAGCGCCTGAAAGCGGCCGGCGTACACGTGCAGGGCGGCATCTTCAACGCCATGCCGCAGCGCGCGCGCGGCGGTTACGACCGCAGCTATGCGGCGGTGCAGGAATATCTGAGTGCGTGAGGAATCCTCAACAAGGAGCATGACGCGATGAAAGTAACGGTACTGGTCCCCACCTTTCGCCGCCCGGGCGATCTGGCGCGCTGCCTTGCCGCCTTGCAGGCGCAAGTGCGCGCGCCGGACGAAGTCGTGGTCGTGGCGCGTCCCGACGATACCGCGACGCACGTCTGCCTGCGCGACCCGGCCGTGGTCGGCGCGTTGCCGCTTTCGGTGGCGCTGGTCGAAGCGCCGGGGCAAGTGGCCGCGCTCAATCGCGGTCTCGATGCCGCCAACGGCGACGTGATCGCCATCACCGACGACGATGCCGCGCCGCACCCCGACTGGGTTCAGCGGATTGCCGCCGCATTCGGGAGCGACGCCCGTCTGGGCGCCCTCGGCGGGCGCGACTGGGTGCATGAGAAGGGCCGCGTGCTGGACGGCGAACGGCCGTTGGTGGGCAAGGTGCGCCCATCCGGCAAGATCGTCGGCAATCACCACCTCGGCGTAGGCGGCGCACGTGAGGTCGATCTGCTCAAGGGCGCCAACATGAGCTACCGGCGCGATGCGGTGCGCCGGATCCGCTTCGACGCGCGGCTGCGCGGCGCAGGCGCCCAGGTGCATAACGACATGGCCTTCAGCATGAGCGTGAAGAACGCCGGCTGGAAGCTCGTCTACGACCCGCGCGTAGCGGTCGATCATTACCCCGCAGAGCGCTTCGACGACGACCGTCGCGATGCGCAGACGCTGGCGGCGGTGCGCAACGCCGCCTACAACCTGCATCTGATCCTGCGCGACCAGTTGCCGCCGCTGCGGCGCGAAGCCGCCTGGTGGTGGTACGCGCTGGTCGGCACACGCGTCTATCCGGGCTTTGTGCATGCGGCGCTGGCGCTGACCTCGAAGCAGGGCCGCGCGCGGCTCTCGCGCTGGCGTGCGGTGCGCACAGGCGCGCATGAAGCGCGCCGCGCGGCAACGTCGTAATGCGAACTTGCCTTGTGAACACCATGCGCGACCCTGCATCGACCCTCGGGCGCCGATGCCTTCTCAAACCGCGTCAACCCGCAGACCGGAGTGCCTGAATGAGTACGAAAGTCCACGTTCATCTGTTTTACGGCGCCGATCCCCGTTTCTATCGCCAGGGCGATAATATCGGCTGCCTGTACGGCTATCACCATGCCGAGTCCGAGGACTACGCGCTGACCTATTCGCAGGATGCGCGCGAAAGCGCCCCTGTGCGTCTGTTGCGCCGGGCGCTGAAGACGGTGCTCGGCTTCGACCTGATCCATACGCTGCGCAATCGCGACGAGATCCTGCGCTCGGACGTGATCTGGACGCACACGGAACACGAGTATCTGTCGGTCGCGCTGGTGCTGCTGCTGAACGGCCGCCGCACGGCGCCGCCGCTGCTGCTCGCGCAAAGCGTCTGGCTGCTCGACAAATGGCCGAGCTACGGCATGCTGCGGCGCTGGCTGTATCGCAAGCTGATTGCGCGCGCCGACGTCCTGACCACGCTGGCAAGCGAGAATGCCGAACTGTGCGAGCGTTACCTCGGACGCAAGGCCACGCACGTGTTCTACGGCCTGAACACAATCGACTTTCCGGTCAGGATGCCTGACGACTGGCAGCCGCATACGCCGCTGCGGATTGCCGCGATCGGCAACGACCGCGATCGCGACTGGGAGACGCTCATCCAGGCCTTCGGCAACGACGCCCGCTATAGCGTCCGGCTTGCGACGCGCCGGCGGATCCCTGCGAAGCTGCGCGCGGAAAATGTCGAGATCGCGCCCGCTGCGGGGCTGACGAAAGCCCGCGAGCTATACGACTGGGCCGACGTCGTGCTGGTGCCGTTGCGGCCCAACTCGCACGCCTCCGGCATCACGGTGATGCTCGAGGCCGCCGCGCTCGGCAAGCCGATGGTGGTGACCAACGTGGGCACGCTCACCGATTATTTCTCGTACCGGGCCGCCGCTTATGTGCCGCCGTTCGACGCCGAGGCGCTGCGCGAGGCCGCCAACCGGCTGGCCGCGTCGCCCGCGGAAGGTTTGCGCCAGGCGCAGGCCGCCACGGAACAACTGCTGTCGCGCGATCTGACCACGCGCCAGTTCGCGCTGCAGCACGTGCGCATCACCGACGAACTGCTGCGCCGCCGTGCCGCGCCGCAGGGTCGTGCGGCGGAAGAGCGGCGCACGCCGGTGAGTGTGCATAGCCAGTCGCGCGGAGGTCTCTAACCGATGTCGACGATCGCGCACGCCGCCGCGAGCGGCGCCGTCCGCCGCCTCAAGCGCGACCCGATGGAATGGGGGCCGCCCGCCTTGCTGTGGCTCGTCACGGCGCTGCTGATCGGCGCGCATCAGGGCACGGTGCTCACACTGGCCTTTCCGGTGCTCGCCACGCTGACGGGGCTGTGGCTGTACTTCAAGAGCCCGGCGCGCTATGTGGGTTTCATGTGGTGGCTGTGGTTCCTGAGCCCCGAAGTGCGCCGCCTCGCCGACTGGTCGAAGGGCGCCTTCACGCCGACCAGCCTGATCCAGATTGCGCCGCTGGCCGTCACGATGATCAGTGGCCTCTCGCTGATTCGCTACTACCCGGTACTCGGACAACGGCGCGGCCTGCCGGTGCTGCTGATCCTGGCGGGACTCGCCTATGCGTTCATGGTCGGGGTTGTCTCGAGCGGGCCGCTTGCCGCCACCTACGACCTTGCCAACTGGCTCTATCCGATTCTGATCGGCTTTCACATCATGGCGAATACGCGCGACTATCCGGCGTATCGCGACACGATCGTCAACACCTTCATCTGGGGCATGCTGGTGATGGGTGCGTATGGCCTCGTGCAGTTCGCCATCATGCCGCCGTGGGACGCGCTGTGGATGCTCGGCTCGCAGATGAACTCGCAGGGCGACCCGGTGCCGATGGGCGTGCGTGTATTCAGCACGATGAACTCGTCGGGCCCGTTTGCATTCGCGATGATGGGCGCGATGGTCTATGTGATGGCCGCGAATCATCGCGTGCGCTGGATTGCCGCCGCGCTGGGCTTCTTCGCCTTCGGCCTGAGCCTCGTGCGTTCGACGTGGGGCGGCTGGGTCGTCGCGTTGCTGATCCAGCTGGTCAAATCGAACAACCGCGTGCGGCTGCGCATTGTCGCCAGCGCGATGCTGCTGGCCGGCCTGTGCGTGCCGTTGCTGGCGGTGGGTCCGGTGGCCGAGCGTCTGCAGACGCGTCTGGACAGTATCGTCAATCTCAAGGACGACCAGAGTTACGCGGCGCGTAACGAGTTCTACGCGACCTTCGCGAAGACCGCGTTTACCGACGTCTCCGGCGAAGGCATGGGCGCGACCGGCACCTCCACGAAACTGTCGAACGACGGCGGCCAGCTCGGCCAGTACGGCAATTTCGATAGCGGCGTGATGAACATCCCGTTCGTGCTCGGCTGGCCCGGCACGCTGCTGTATCTGTCCGGCATCCTCTGGCTGCTGGTGCGGGCGGTGCTGGCCTCGTTCAAGATGCGCGACGACAAATTCGTCTCCGCATCGCTAAGTCTTGGGCTCGCGATCTTCGCGATGCTGGTGTTCACTAATTCGCTGGTCGGCACAGGCGGACTGCTGCTGTTCATGAGTCTTTTTTCGATCCTCTCCGCGGCGCACTGGCAAAAGCAGCAGCGCCGCCGCGAGCTTATTCTGCACGGAGGCACCTGATTGAGAGTCGCCATAGTCACGCATGTGGTGCGCCATAACGACGGCCAGGGGCGCGTCAACCACGAGATCGCGCGCGCGGCCCTCGACGAGAATATTGCCGTGACACTCGTCGCCTCGCACGTGGCCCCCGAACTGCTCGCGCATCCAAAGGTGCGCTGGGTGCCGATGAAAATTGGCCGCTGGTGGCCGACCAATCTGCTGCGCCAGCAGGTGTTCGCACTGAAGAGCGCGCTCTGGCTGCGCACTCATCGCCGCGAGTACGACGTGCTGCACGTCAACGGCTTCATCACGTGGATGCCCGCCGACGTGAACACCGCGCACTTCGTGCATAGCGGCTGGTTCGGCAGCAAGTACTATCCGTTCGGGCTGACCAAGGGCGTGTGGTCGGCGTATCAGTTCGTCTATACGCGCGTGAATGCGTCGCTCGAGCGCTGGGCGTATCGCCGCTCGCGGGTCATTACCGCAGTCTCGCAGAAGGTGGCCGACGAGATTCGCGCGATCGGCCTCACGCCGCGCAATCGTGTCGACGTGATCTATAACGGCGTCGATACGCAGGGCTTCGCGGCGGCGCAGGGTGATCGCGCGAAATTCAATCTGCCGGCCGAGGCGTTCCTGCTGCTGTTCGTGGGCGACCTGCGCACGCCGCGCAAGAACCTCGGCACGGTGCTGGAGGCGTTGCGGCATTTGCCGGATCACGTGCATATCGCGGTGGCCGGGTATCTGCCTGGCAGTCCTTATCCGGAGCAGGCGCGTGCGCTCGGCATCGCCGATCGGGTGCACTTCCTCGGGCTGGTGAAGGAGATGCCGGTGCTGATGCACTCGGTCGATGCCTTTGTGTTTCCGTCGCGCTACGAAGCGATGAGTCTGTCGCTGCTCGAAGCGATGGCGGCCGGTTTGCCGGTGGTGACCGCGCGCACGGCGGGCGGCGCGGAAATCATCACGCCCGAATGCGGCATCGTGCTCGACGATCCCGACGAT
Coding sequences:
- a CDS encoding glucose-6-phosphate isomerase, giving the protein MSTIAHAAASGAVRRLKRDPMEWGPPALLWLVTALLIGAHQGTVLTLAFPVLATLTGLWLYFKSPARYVGFMWWLWFLSPEVRRLADWSKGAFTPTSLIQIAPLAVTMISGLSLIRYYPVLGQRRGLPVLLILAGLAYAFMVGVVSSGPLAATYDLANWLYPILIGFHIMANTRDYPAYRDTIVNTFIWGMLVMGAYGLVQFAIMPPWDALWMLGSQMNSQGDPVPMGVRVFSTMNSSGPFAFAMMGAMVYVMAANHRVRWIAAALGFFAFGLSLVRSTWGGWVVALLIQLVKSNNRVRLRIVASAMLLAGLCVPLLAVGPVAERLQTRLDSIVNLKDDQSYAARNEFYATFAKTAFTDVSGEGMGATGTSTKLSNDGGQLGQYGNFDSGVMNIPFVLGWPGTLLYLSGILWLLVRAVLASFKMRDDKFVSASLSLGLAIFAMLVFTNSLVGTGGLLLFMSLFSILSAAHWQKQQRRRELILHGGT
- a CDS encoding glycosyltransferase family 4 protein produces the protein MRVAIVTHVVRHNDGQGRVNHEIARAALDENIAVTLVASHVAPELLAHPKVRWVPMKIGRWWPTNLLRQQVFALKSALWLRTHRREYDVLHVNGFITWMPADVNTAHFVHSGWFGSKYYPFGLTKGVWSAYQFVYTRVNASLERWAYRRSRVITAVSQKVADEIRAIGLTPRNRVDVIYNGVDTQGFAAAQGDRAKFNLPAEAFLLLFVGDLRTPRKNLGTVLEALRHLPDHVHIAVAGYLPGSPYPEQARALGIADRVHFLGLVKEMPVLMHSVDAFVFPSRYEAMSLSLLEAMAAGLPVVTARTAGGAEIITPECGIVLDDPDDPKALAGAIAWLAESGDTRRAMGVAANELATGFGWARMAAQYIALYRQLAGQQEGRQRIGAAVDAEPQAQPQSLAANVLAGHKGAE
- a CDS encoding glycosyltransferase family 2 protein, with protein sequence MKVTVLVPTFRRPGDLARCLAALQAQVRAPDEVVVVARPDDTATHVCLRDPAVVGALPLSVALVEAPGQVAALNRGLDAANGDVIAITDDDAAPHPDWVQRIAAAFGSDARLGALGGRDWVHEKGRVLDGERPLVGKVRPSGKIVGNHHLGVGGAREVDLLKGANMSYRRDAVRRIRFDARLRGAGAQVHNDMAFSMSVKNAGWKLVYDPRVAVDHYPAERFDDDRRDAQTLAAVRNAAYNLHLILRDQLPPLRREAAWWWYALVGTRVYPGFVHAALALTSKQGRARLSRWRAVRTGAHEARRAATS
- a CDS encoding glycosyltransferase family 4 protein, translating into MSTKVHVHLFYGADPRFYRQGDNIGCLYGYHHAESEDYALTYSQDARESAPVRLLRRALKTVLGFDLIHTLRNRDEILRSDVIWTHTEHEYLSVALVLLLNGRRTAPPLLLAQSVWLLDKWPSYGMLRRWLYRKLIARADVLTTLASENAELCERYLGRKATHVFYGLNTIDFPVRMPDDWQPHTPLRIAAIGNDRDRDWETLIQAFGNDARYSVRLATRRRIPAKLRAENVEIAPAAGLTKARELYDWADVVLVPLRPNSHASGITVMLEAAALGKPMVVTNVGTLTDYFSYRAAAYVPPFDAEALREAANRLAASPAEGLRQAQAATEQLLSRDLTTRQFALQHVRITDELLRRRAAPQGRAAEERRTPVSVHSQSRGGL